GCCTCGGGCGGGTTTGCCGACGGCCGGGGCCTGGCCGCAGCCCTGGCCCTGGGCGCGGATGCCATCAACATGGGCACCCGGTTTGTGGCCACAAAAGAGGCGCCGGTGCACGACAATGTCAAGCAGGCCCTTGTCGGCCGCACCGAGCGAGACACCCGCCTGATCATGCGCTCTTTGCGCAACACCGAGCGGGTTTTGCACAACACCGCTGCTGATAAGGTCATTGAAATCGAGCAGCAGCCGGGTGAAACCCGCATCGAGGACATTGTTCCCTATGTGGCCGGCCGGGTGGGCGAGGAAATGCTAAAAGACGGCAATATGGAAACCGGAACCCTGGCTGCGGGCCAGTGCATGGGCTTAATCCGGGACGTGCCCAGTGTGGAGGACCTGCTTGAGCGCATCATGGCAGAGGCCGAAGCCGTGATTCGCAAAAACGCGGAAAGCATACGGGACTGAAAAAGGCTGGAGCCGTCGGTCATCGCCAACTTTGGATGCATGACGGCTCCAGTTTTTTGTGTTTTTACCAGGACTTGCTCAGGGTAATGATAAACTGGGAGCCTTCCGGGCTGTTTTCTGCGTGAAATTCCCGGAGAAACCGGAGGTTGACCTGCATGAGCCGGGGCGGGGGGAAGAAAAAATTGATTTCCGCGCCCAGGGCATGGTTTTGTTTTCTCTCCGAGGCCACGGTGCCGGGGCCGTCATCGCTGTCATCATCGATTTGCCAGGTGGAGCATCCGCTGATGCCCGGCCGGACCACAAGGCCGGGAGAAACCGGGATTTCCTTGCCAATTCCCCATTCCACCACAAATTCCGCTCCGGGCCGGATATCGGTGTCCTTTTGCCGGCCGTGGACCAGGGTCCGGGTCAGGGCGCTGGCCGACCATGTCTTTTGCTCATCGAAAAACAGGGTGCCGCCAAGGGTGAGCATGCCGCTCCAGTATCCCAGGCCGGGGGAGGCGGGTTTGTCTGCGTCAAATTCGCCGATGGGGGCAATCACGGCCAGAGCGGCCACGGCATCCCAGGCGGGCCGG
The Desulfosalsimonas propionicica DNA segment above includes these coding regions:
- a CDS encoding SphA family protein produces the protein MAKTGSKRILPRFLCIFCGLWAAGLFLTASAGFCATAGTHYPMGTEGVLGASTPPPGFHYRMYNTFYNPTTLTDDSGEKLDIGYDLDVFASVHRFIHVTDKKFLGAEVLYDVIVPVLSKDVSIDAMGISDSESLSVGDITIEPFALSWHRPAWDAVAALAVIAPIGEFDADKPASPGLGYWSGMLTLGGTLFFDEQKTWSASALTRTLVHGRQKDTDIRPGAEFVVEWGIGKEIPVSPGLVVRPGISGCSTWQIDDDSDDGPGTVASERKQNHALGAEINFFFPPPRLMQVNLRFLREFHAENSPEGSQFIITLSKSW